The sequence GATTATGTAGAAGAGGATATACTCCAAACTCTATACTTAATTTTTGTGAAAAAATACCTATCTCTAAATCTGAATCTACTATTGACTATTCTATTCTTGAACAATCATTACGTGATGAGCTAGAGCTAACTGCAAAAAGATTCATGGCTGTAATTAATCCTTTAAAATTGATAATAACTAATTATCCTGAAAATAAATCAGAAATTTGTTATGCACCAGTGAATCCACATAATCCGTCTGATGGAATCCGTAAATTTAATTTTTGTAGAGAATTATGGATTAATTTTGATGATTTTTTAGAAAATCCTACTAAAGGGTATTTTCGTCTTTATCCTGGAAATATAGTAAGATTAAAATATAGTTATATAATAAAATGTACAAAATGCATAAAAGATCAAAATAATAACATTTTAGAAGTACATGCTGAATATATAGAAAATACAAAAAGTAATACTGAAGGATCTAATAAATTTAAGGTAAAAGGTAATATTACTTGGGTAACTCAAAAATATTCTTCACATGCTAATGTTATATTATATGATAGATTATTTAATGATCCATATCCAGATTCTAGTGGTAAAAATTTTTTAGATTATATCAATGATAAATCTAAAGTAGAAGCTAAAATTTGGTTAGAAGAAGGTATAGTCTTAGATCATAATGATTATTGGCAATTCGAAAGAATGGGTTATTTTAAATTAGATAAAAAACAAACAAATCATATACCTATCATAAATAGAATAGTTACATTAAAAGATTCTTGGAAAAATTCTAAATAAATGAATACTACTACACAATATTTATATTCAATAATAGACTTCAAAGGTATCACATTATATGCAATAAAATTAGTGATTTATTCTAATGATATTAATTTGATTAATATTAATTTAAGACAGCATATATCTAAAAATCCATTATTTTTTCAAAATGAATCTTTAATATTAGATTTAACAAATGTAAATGATGATATAGATGTAAAAGAATTACTTAATGTATTAAAACAGCATAAATTAAATATAATTGGTTTTAATGCAATAGGTAATAATTATAGTAATTTAATTATTTATGGTATCCCTTATATAGATAATACTTATATTAATAAAAATTATAATAAACAAACTAGTATTCAAGAACCTACATTGATTATTAATAAACCATTGAGATCAGGGCAAAAAATATATGCAAAAAATGCTGATTTAGTTATAATAGGAATGGTAAGCCAAGGAGCTGAAATCATTGCAGATGGTCATATTCATGTATATGGACCATTAAGGGGTAAAGCAATAGCTGGTGCTAACGGGAATGTGAAATCATGTATATTTACAACTCAATTAGACGCCGAGTTATTATCTATATCAGGTATTTATAATATGTTAGATAATAAGTTAAATAAAAATATATATAATCGTCCAACATTAACTTATTTATATAATGAAAAATTATATATTGAATCAATTTAAATAAGTTAATCTAATCTATTAAGTTTGAATATTTTTTTGTAATAAAAAATTTTAAAGGTCAATTTATAATGGCACGTGTAATTGTCATAACATCAGGAAAAGGTGGAGTAGGAAAAACTACTAGTAGTGCAAGTTTTTCTGCAGGTTTAGCTATGCATGGATATAAAACAGTAGTTATTGATTTTGATGTTGGTTTACGTAATTTAGATCTCATTATGGGATGTGAAAGAAGAGTAGTATATGATTTTGTAAATGTTATTAATAATGATGCTACACTAAATCAAGCATTAATTAAAGATAAATTAGTACAAAATTTATATATTTTACCTGCTTCACAAACTAGAGATAAAGATGCTTTAACTAAAGATGGTGTAGGAAAAATTATAAATGATTTAAAAAATATGGGTTTTGAATATATAGTATGTGATTCACCTGCAGGTATAGAAACAGGTGCTTTAATGGCTGCATATTTTGCTGATGATGCAATTATTGTTACAAATCCAGAAATTTCTTCTGTAAGAGATTCTGATAGAATATTAGGTATATTGTCTTCTAAATCAAAGCGAGCTATTAATAATGAAGAACCGATAAAAGAATTTTTGTTAGTAACACGTTATAATGCTAAAAGAGCTATAAACGGAGAAATGTTATCTATTTCAGATATAGAAGATATTTTAAGAATAAATTTAATTGGAATTATACCAGAGTCTGAAAATATCCTAAGTGCTTCAAATCAAGGTATTCCTGTTATTCATATGGATAATACTGATGTATCAATAGCATATAAAGATTTAGTATCTAGATATCTAGGAAATGATATAGATATGAAATTTATAAATTATGAAAAACCAGGCATATTAAAACGATTATTTAGAAGGAAATAAAATGTCTTTTTTATCATTTTTTTTAGGTACGCCAAAAAAGTCTGCATTATTAGCAAAAGATAGATTAAAAATAATCTTAGCTCAAGAAAGATCTGAAGGATCTATTGATTATTTACCTCAATTACAAAAAGAATTAATTGAGGTAATTTCTAAATATATAAAGGTAAATCCCGAAGATATAAAAGTTAACTTAGAAAGAGATGGATCTCTAGATATTTTAGAAGTAAAAATAGAAATGAATCAAATTAAATAATTATTTCAGACCTTTATATTTAAAGGTCTTTTTTTGTAATGATAATTGATTCTTATATTTTTCATATTCACTATAATTACCATCAAAGAATGTTATATTTGAATTTCCTTCAAATGCTAATATATGAGTTGATATCCTATCTAAAAACCATCTATCATGACTAATTACCATAATATTGCCAGCAAATTCTAATAGTGCATCTTCCAAAGATCTTAAAGTTTCAACATCTAAATCATTAGATGGTTCATCTAATAGTAAAAAATTACCACCAGTAACTAAAGATAGTGCTAAATGTAATCTACCTCTCTCTCCACCTGACAAAAATTTGATTTTTTTATTTTGATCACTACCTTTAAAATTAAATTTGCTTAAATAAGCTCTAGAAGATAATTCAAATTTTCCAATTTTTATAATATCAGATCCTTTTGAAAGAACTTCAAATACAGTTTTTTCTGAATCTATAAAATCGCGTAACTGATTAGCAAATGATATTTTTACTGTTTTACCTAAAATAACTTCACCTGAATTAGGTTGTATTTTACCTGTTATAATATCAAATAGAGTAGTTTTACCAGTACCATTAGCTCCTATAATTCCAACAATTGAACCTGCAGGTAATTTAAAATTTAAATTTTTTATTAAAATATTATTGTTATATGACATATTAATATTTTTTAATTCTAATACTTCATTACCTAAGCGTTCACCTACTGGAATAAATATATCTTGAGTTTCATTTCTTTTTTGATATTCAAATGAAACAAGTTCTTCAAATTTATTTAAGCGAGCTTTAGATTTAACTTGTCTAGCTTTAGGATTTTGTTTAATCCATTCTAATTCTTTTAATATCGTTTTTTTACGAGAATTTTCTGAATTTTCTTCCTGTGATATACGTAAATTTTTTTGCTCTAACCAAGAACTATAATTTCCTTTCCATGGAATACCGATCCCTCTATCCAATTCCAAAATCCATTCAGCCACATTATCTAAAAAGTATCGATCATGTGTAACCGCAATTACAGTACCATTAAATTTGTATAAAAATTTTTCTAACCAATCAACGCTTTCTGCATCTAAATGATTAGTTGGCTCATCTAATAGTAATAAATCTGGTTTAGATAGCAATACACCACATAAAGCTACTCTCCTTTTTTCACCTCCTGAAAGATAACCTATTATTTTTGAAAAATCAGGAAGTCTAAGCGCGTCTGCTGCTATCTGTATACGATTATCTAAATCATCAATTCCACTAGAAGCAGACGCAGATAAAATTGCTTCTAACCTTGCTTGTTCAGAAGAAAGAAAATCAAAATCAGCATTTGGATCAGCATATAATTCATATATATTATTTAATTCTTGTCTTGCTTTAAATAAATTATCTACACTACTTTCTATAAAATCTTTTACTGTAATATTAGAATCAATAATAGGATCTTGTGGTAAATAACCAATTTTTATTCCTTGCATAACATTTATATTACCATCTATTTCTTGATCTATACCTGCAATGATTTTTAATAGAGTTGATTTTCCTGCTCCATTTAAACCCAAAACGCCTATCTTAGCTCCAGGTAAAAATGATAAAGATATATCTTTTAGTATAGTTTTACCGCCTGCAATGATTTTGCTAACGCGGTTCATTGTATATATATATTGAGCCATTTGTAACTATTAATTTTTCTTTATTTTTTCTAGCATTTTAAAAATAGTTTTTCCAGAAGTAGAAAATAACCTTTTAAATGTTTTACCAAGACAACGTCTTTCTAATGTATTTTTTCTAACACGTTTTATTTCTGCCATTATATTAATCCTCATAATTTTAAATGTATAGTATAATCTTACTTATAATATTATAATTTATTTTATTGTACAGTATAAAAATAATAATATTATTATATTAATTTTATTATAATTTTTGTATAGGTCATTTATGCAAAATAGCATTGAAGTATATGGAGCCAAACAAAATAATCTTAAAAATATTGATATTAGTATAAAAAAAAATCAATTAATAGTTATTACTGGTGTATCAGGTTCAGGTAAAAGTTCTTTTGCATTAGAAACAATTCATGCAGAAAGTAATAGATTATATATAGAAACTTTTTCAACATATATTAAACAATTTTTAGATAAAATTAATAGGCCTAATGTAACTAAAATTAATGGTTTACAACCTTCAATAGCAATTTCTAATAAAAACCAAATTAAAAATTTTTATCATACTATTGGGTCAATTACAGACATTAATATGTATGTAAGATTATTATTTTTGCATAAAAGCAAGTTATTTTGTAAAAAATGCAAAAAATTGATAAAAAAATACGATACCAATTTAATAATATCAGATTTACAATCAAAATATTATGAATTAAAAAATCATATTGTATTTATTACATTCCCAATCATTATTCCTGAAAATTTTTATATAGAAGACATTTTATCTGTTTTATTAAAAATAGGATATAGTAGAATTTTTTATAAAAAAACTTCTAAAGAATTTCATGTATTTCAAATATCAGATATTTTAGAAAATATAACAAATTATGATATTAAAGATATAATATATGTCATACAATATAAATCTAAATTACCTATACAAATAGAAAAAGATCATTTTTTGTTAGAAAATATAAATAAATCTTTAGATCAAGGAAAGGGGAAAATTTTAATTTTTTTTACGAATAATGATGTTATAAATATTGAATTGAATTATAGCAATAGTCTTTATTGTTCTAACTGTAATATACATTACAATGAAGTAAATCAAAATTGTTTTTCCTTTCATTCTCCAGTAGGTGCTTGTGAATATTGTAAAGGTTTTGGGCATACTATAGAACCAAGTTTAGACTTAATAATACCTAATCAAAATTTAACCATAAAAGAAGGTGCAATTAAGCTTTTACAAATTAAATCACACGAAAAATATAAAAATGATTTATTAAAATTTTTAAAAAAATTTAATATTCCATTAAATATACCATGGAAAGATCTTTATGATTCACAAAAAACTTTAATCTTATATGGAGAAAAACACCATGATACTCAACATAATTTTGTTGAATCTTGGGAAAATTATTGGTATGGAATAATACCATTTTTTCATTGGTTAGAAACTAAATCATATAAAATTCAAATTAAAGTTTTGCTATCAAAATATAAAAAAAGAATATTATGTACTCAATGTAAAGGAACTAGGATAAAAAATGAATTTTTATTATGGAGAATTGGTAGTAAAAATATAAAATTATCAGAAAATTTAAATGAACAAATATTAGATAGTAATAAAATTTTAAATAATCCAAATGGATTAAATATAAATGATATTATGTCTTTAGAAATATTTACATTATATAAGTATATACATTATTTATACTTGCATGATAAAGAAAATGAAACACATAATGTATATTTAGATCTTTTATCTAGATTACAGTTAATTTTAGATTTTGGATTGGGGTACTTAAATTTAAATAGAACAGTCAATACTTTATCTAGTGGTGAATTACAAAAAATTATAATTATAAAATCATTAGGCAATAATCTAACTAATACAATATTTATAATAGATGAACCTTCTACTGGTTTACATAATAGTGACATAGATAAATTAATTAAAAATTTCCATAAATTACGTAGTAATAATAATACAGTTATTGTTATTGATAATAATCCGAAAATTATTTTATCAGCTGATACAATTATAGAAATAGGTCCTGGTCCTGGCAAAGATGGTGGTAATATTGTATTTAATGGTGATATTAAAAATTTTATAAATTCTAATACATTAACAGCACAATATATTAAAAAAGAAAAATTAATAGTACGTAATATTTATAATTTTCAAATAGATCAATTACCAAAAATTATTGTTCAAAATATTTGTGTAAACAATTTAAAAAATATTAAAATTGAACTTCCTATTGGTAAACTCACATGTATTACTGGTATATCTGGATCTGGTAAATCTACATTGATCAACAATGTTATAAGCAAAATTTTAGAAAAATCTAACAATTTTATATGTACTTCAGGAATTGAAAATATCAAAAAAGTAATTTTAGTAGATCAATCTAAAGTAATTAATACAAAAAAATCGATTATTGCAACTTATATCAAAGTTTATGATTTAATTAGAAAATTATTTGCTCAATTATCAACGTCTATAGCAAAAGGATATACTCAAGGATCGTTTAGTTTTAATACTGGAAATGAAAGATGTTTATTTTGTAATGGTATTGGTTATGAAAATATAGATATAAAGTTTATATCAGATATACATTGTATATGCCCAGAATGTAATGGTACTCGTTTTCAATCTGACATCCTAAATATAAAATTAGAAAACTTGAAAATTAATAAAAAAGCTAATATATCTGAAGTATTAAATATGTCTATATCTGAAGCAGTTGAATTTTTTACAGATATTAATATTTTAAAAAAATTGAGAAAAATTCAGGATATAGGGCTAGGATATATATTATTAGGACAATCTTTAACTACATTATCTGATGGTGAATTACAAAGATTAAAGTTAATTACATATATATCTAATATTAATGAAAATCAAAAAGATAGTTTGTTTATTTTTGATGAACCTACAAAAGGCTTACATTTTGAAGATATTAATAATATATTATCAATATTTTATGATTTATTAAAATTTCAAAATACTATTATAGTAGTAGAACATAACTTAGATTTTATTAAGATTTCTGATTGGATTATAGAGTTGGGACCTGGTAGTGGATTAAATGGAGGCGAAGTTGTAGCTACTGGTAAATTAGATGATATTATTAATAATAATGTATCATTAACAGGATTAGAATTAAAAAAATATATTGACTACATTGATAAATCATCGATTTTAAATCAAAAATATATAAATAATATACATAAAAAATCAATTAATAAGATTAATATTATTAATGCTTATGCAAATAATTTAAAAAATATTAATGTTAAAATACCATTAGGATGCTTAAATGTTATTACAGGTGTTTCAGGATCAGGAAAATCTTCCTTAGCTTTTGATATCATTTTCAATGAAGGTAAGAAAAAATATTTAAATACAATAAGTTTAAATAAATTTTCTGTTATAAAACCTTTGGAAAAAAGCAAAGTACAAGATGTATTAGGTATACCTCCAACTATTGCACTAAAACAGCATCATAATATAGGTAATTGTAAATCTACAATTAGCACTTTGACTGATATTTATTATTTTTTTAAACTATTATATTCAAAATTAGGTTTACAAATTTGTAATCAATGTAATAAACCAGTTTTTAGTTATAATTTAGAACAAATTATAGCTTTTTTATTAAAAAAATATAAAAATAAAATTGTAATTATTACAGCTAATTTAGTAGCTGATAGTCACGTTATATATGATAATATATATAAAAAAATTAAAAATTATTCTTCTGATTATATATTAATTGATAATAAAATATGTTCTGCATCAAGTTATACATCTCTCATTAATAATACAAAAAAACATACTATAGACATAATAATAGAAAAAATTTTAATAAATATTAAAAATAAAGATAAAATAATTAATATATTAAAAGATGCAATATTTATAAGTAATGGTATTATTAATATATATTTGAATATAAATGATCAAAATAATAATGATTTAATAGTTAATAAAAATTTACTTTTATTTGATAAATGTTCTATACCTATAAAAAAAATATGCTTGAATTGTAATATATTATTTCCTGAATTAACTTCACAATTTTTTTCATTTAACTCGAGATATGGATGGTGTACTAATTGTTTAGGGACTGGTATTGATAATAATCAATCTTTAGAAAATAATGAAGAAAATTTATGTACATCATGTAATGGTAGTAGATTAAATGTAAAAGCATCTAATGTAACTTTTCAGAATGTTTCTATAAACAAAATATCTGATATGACGATAAAAGATTTATTTATTTTTTTAGGTAAAATAAATATAAAAAATAAACGTGAAAAAATAATATATTCCAATATTTTTAAAGAAATAAAACATAGATTAAAATTTATGATTGATATGGGTCTAGATTATTTAAAATTAAATAGATCTATTAATACTTTATCTGGTGGTGAATTACAACGTGTAAAATTAGCTTCTTACCTAGGATTAAATTTAGAAGGTATATGTTATATACTTGATGAACCAACTATTGGATTACATTCTATAGATACAAAAAAATTATTAAAAGCATTATATAAATTAATTCATAAAGGTAATACTCTTATAGTTGTAGAACATGATGAAGATATTATAAAAAATGCAGATCATGTTATAGATATTGGTCCTTATGCAGGTCAGTATGGTGGTAATATCATTTTTCAAGGGAATCCTATAAACATTAAGAATTCTCATAATTCAATTACCGGAAAATATTTAAATAAGGAATTTCATCATTTTATTTGTAAAAAAGATTTATATAAATATTCCCAAAAAGATACATCAATAATTATAAACAATATAAACTTTAGAAATTTAAAAAACTTAAATATTAAGTTTTTACTTAATAATTTATGTGTAGTGACTGGAGTTTCTGGATCTGGAAAGTCAACTTTAGTTAATGATATTTTAGTTAAAAATTTAATTATTTATAATAATAAAATAAAAAATTTTTTTGGCTGTAAAGATTTGGTCATGAACGAAGATATAAAAAATATAATAAAAATTAATCAAAGTTCTATAGGGAAAAATTCTAAATCTTGTCCTGCAACATATATGGAATTTTGGGATGATATAAGACAACTATTTTCAAATACAAATCAAGCTAAAATAAATGGCTGGAATATCAAACATTTTTCATTTAATACAGGTGAAGGTCGTTGCAAAGTTTGTGATGGATATGGATATATTGAATTAGAAATGATTTATTTGCCTAATACTAGTATTGAATGTTATGAATGTCATGGCAAAAGATTTAGTAAAAAAATTTTAGAAATTAAAGTTCATAACAAAAATATAGATGAAATATTAAATATGGAAATAAGTGATGCATTAAATTTTTTTACATTTCATAAAAAAATTTACAATAAACTTCATATTTTAAAAGATTTTGGTTTAGGATATTTAAAAATAGGGCAATCATCTAAAACTTTATCAGGCGGTGAATCTCAAAGATTAAAATTAGCATATGAAATATCTAAATTTAATTTTAATAAAGATAAAAATATAAATAATTTATATATATTAGATGAGCCTACTATTGGTTTATCAATGTATGATGTTATAAATCTTATAAATATATTAAAAAATATTTTAAAATATGGAAATAGTACTATAATAGTTATAGAACATAATTTAGAACTCATATATCATGCAGATTGGATTATAGATTTAGGTCCTGGTGGTGGAGATAAAGGTGGTAATTTAATGTTTCAAGATAATTTAAATAATATTTTATATAACGAAAAATATAAATCTCATACTAAAAGTGCATTGATAAAATATATCAAGAATTTTAAATAATGAAATATTAATCTAATAATGCTTTATTTAAAATAATACCTGCAGCTATAAAACCCATAGAAGCAGTTACTGTAATAATAGATCCATAACCATGACAAGATAAACCTCCTATAATTTTATCTTTTTTCATAATATTGCAATCTTTGATTTTTGCTACTTGATCAACCCATATTACAGGTATATTCATTTTTTTTCTAATAATATTTTTCTTAAAATGTTTAGGAAAATTAAAATTTTTTCTTAGCTCATAACGTAATTTAGATAATAATGCATCATTCTGAGAATAACATAGATCACTATACTTAATTAATAAAGGATTATCTTTTCCTCCAGCAGCACCACAGGACAATATAAATTTATTATGTTTTTTTGCATACAAAATCATTGCTATTTTAGCTTTAATATTATCAGTACAATCAATTAAAAAATGAAATTTTATCTTTGATAAAATTTCATCTATATTATTTTCTAATAAAAAATCTTCTATACAATTAATTATACAATTAGGATTAATATGTTGAGCTCTTTCTTTCATTGCATATACTTTAGATTTTCCAAGATTAGGAATAGTAGCATGTATTTGTCTATTAATATTAGATTCTGAAATATGATCCATATCTATAATAGTAATATTTAAGACTCCAGAACGTACTAAAGATTCTACTACCCAAGATCCTACTCCTCCTATACCAACTACTACTATGTTCAATGTTTGTAATATATTTTTAGCATTATTACCATATAGTCTATAAGTTCCAGAAAATAATCTGTCATAATTAATTATATTTTTAGATAACATAAAAATTTTAATGAGAAAATGATATAAATATTAATAATATTTATTATAAAATAATATTTTATATTTTATTTGGATTTTTTATATGAATAACAATAAAATTTATGATAATGATATTTTTAAAGAACATATAGATTTTAATAAAAAATCACTTGATGAAGAAGATTTAAATCTTTCACCATTTGTACAATTTGATCAATGGTTTAAAGATGCATTAAAAGATAAAGAAATAAATGTTAATGCTATGTCTTTATCTACAGTAAATATAAAAGGATTTCCGTCTTCTAGAATTGTATTATTAAAAAATTTTAGTGATGAAGGTTTTGTATTTTATACAAATTATAATTCTCATAAAGGAAAAGATATAGAAAACAATCCAAATGGATGTTTATTATTTTTTTGGCAAATTAGTGAAAGGCAAATTAGAATAGAAGGTTCAATTAAAAAAATAAGTTCAGAAGATTCAGATAAATATTTTGATACTAGACCTATTCAATCAAAAATAAATACATGGGTTTCTAAACAAAGTCAAAATACTAACAAAGAAGAACTTATGGAAAGATCTAAATTCTTTCAAGATAAATATCAAAA comes from Candidatus Kinetoplastibacterium sorsogonicusi and encodes:
- the minC gene encoding septum site-determining protein MinC; this translates as MNTTTQYLYSIIDFKGITLYAIKLVIYSNDINLININLRQHISKNPLFFQNESLILDLTNVNDDIDVKELLNVLKQHKLNIIGFNAIGNNYSNLIIYGIPYIDNTYINKNYNKQTSIQEPTLIINKPLRSGQKIYAKNADLVIIGMVSQGAEIIADGHIHVYGPLRGKAIAGANGNVKSCIFTTQLDAELLSISGIYNMLDNKLNKNIYNRPTLTYLYNEKLYIESI
- the minD gene encoding septum site-determining protein MinD; the encoded protein is MARVIVITSGKGGVGKTTSSASFSAGLAMHGYKTVVIDFDVGLRNLDLIMGCERRVVYDFVNVINNDATLNQALIKDKLVQNLYILPASQTRDKDALTKDGVGKIINDLKNMGFEYIVCDSPAGIETGALMAAYFADDAIIVTNPEISSVRDSDRILGILSSKSKRAINNEEPIKEFLLVTRYNAKRAINGEMLSISDIEDILRINLIGIIPESENILSASNQGIPVIHMDNTDVSIAYKDLVSRYLGNDIDMKFINYEKPGILKRLFRRK
- the minE gene encoding cell division topological specificity factor MinE → MSFLSFFLGTPKKSALLAKDRLKIILAQERSEGSIDYLPQLQKELIEVISKYIKVNPEDIKVNLERDGSLDILEVKIEMNQIK
- the ettA gene encoding energy-dependent translational throttle protein EttA, translating into MAQYIYTMNRVSKIIAGGKTILKDISLSFLPGAKIGVLGLNGAGKSTLLKIIAGIDQEIDGNINVMQGIKIGYLPQDPIIDSNITVKDFIESSVDNLFKARQELNNIYELYADPNADFDFLSSEQARLEAILSASASSGIDDLDNRIQIAADALRLPDFSKIIGYLSGGEKRRVALCGVLLSKPDLLLLDEPTNHLDAESVDWLEKFLYKFNGTVIAVTHDRYFLDNVAEWILELDRGIGIPWKGNYSSWLEQKNLRISQEENSENSRKKTILKELEWIKQNPKARQVKSKARLNKFEELVSFEYQKRNETQDIFIPVGERLGNEVLELKNINMSYNNNILIKNLNFKLPAGSIVGIIGANGTGKTTLFDIITGKIQPNSGEVILGKTVKISFANQLRDFIDSEKTVFEVLSKGSDIIKIGKFELSSRAYLSKFNFKGSDQNKKIKFLSGGERGRLHLALSLVTGGNFLLLDEPSNDLDVETLRSLEDALLEFAGNIMVISHDRWFLDRISTHILAFEGNSNITFFDGNYSEYEKYKNQLSLQKKTFKYKGLK
- the uvrA gene encoding excinuclease ABC subunit UvrA yields the protein MQNSIEVYGAKQNNLKNIDISIKKNQLIVITGVSGSGKSSFALETIHAESNRLYIETFSTYIKQFLDKINRPNVTKINGLQPSIAISNKNQIKNFYHTIGSITDINMYVRLLFLHKSKLFCKKCKKLIKKYDTNLIISDLQSKYYELKNHIVFITFPIIIPENFYIEDILSVLLKIGYSRIFYKKTSKEFHVFQISDILENITNYDIKDIIYVIQYKSKLPIQIEKDHFLLENINKSLDQGKGKILIFFTNNDVINIELNYSNSLYCSNCNIHYNEVNQNCFSFHSPVGACEYCKGFGHTIEPSLDLIIPNQNLTIKEGAIKLLQIKSHEKYKNDLLKFLKKFNIPLNIPWKDLYDSQKTLILYGEKHHDTQHNFVESWENYWYGIIPFFHWLETKSYKIQIKVLLSKYKKRILCTQCKGTRIKNEFLLWRIGSKNIKLSENLNEQILDSNKILNNPNGLNINDIMSLEIFTLYKYIHYLYLHDKENETHNVYLDLLSRLQLILDFGLGYLNLNRTVNTLSSGELQKIIIIKSLGNNLTNTIFIIDEPSTGLHNSDIDKLIKNFHKLRSNNNTVIVIDNNPKIILSADTIIEIGPGPGKDGGNIVFNGDIKNFINSNTLTAQYIKKEKLIVRNIYNFQIDQLPKIIVQNICVNNLKNIKIELPIGKLTCITGISGSGKSTLINNVISKILEKSNNFICTSGIENIKKVILVDQSKVINTKKSIIATYIKVYDLIRKLFAQLSTSIAKGYTQGSFSFNTGNERCLFCNGIGYENIDIKFISDIHCICPECNGTRFQSDILNIKLENLKINKKANISEVLNMSISEAVEFFTDINILKKLRKIQDIGLGYILLGQSLTTLSDGELQRLKLITYISNINENQKDSLFIFDEPTKGLHFEDINNILSIFYDLLKFQNTIIVVEHNLDFIKISDWIIELGPGSGLNGGEVVATGKLDDIINNNVSLTGLELKKYIDYIDKSSILNQKYINNIHKKSINKINIINAYANNLKNINVKIPLGCLNVITGVSGSGKSSLAFDIIFNEGKKKYLNTISLNKFSVIKPLEKSKVQDVLGIPPTIALKQHHNIGNCKSTISTLTDIYYFFKLLYSKLGLQICNQCNKPVFSYNLEQIIAFLLKKYKNKIVIITANLVADSHVIYDNIYKKIKNYSSDYILIDNKICSASSYTSLINNTKKHTIDIIIEKILINIKNKDKIINILKDAIFISNGIINIYLNINDQNNNDLIVNKNLLLFDKCSIPIKKICLNCNILFPELTSQFFSFNSRYGWCTNCLGTGIDNNQSLENNEENLCTSCNGSRLNVKASNVTFQNVSINKISDMTIKDLFIFLGKINIKNKREKIIYSNIFKEIKHRLKFMIDMGLDYLKLNRSINTLSGGELQRVKLASYLGLNLEGICYILDEPTIGLHSIDTKKLLKALYKLIHKGNTLIVVEHDEDIIKNADHVIDIGPYAGQYGGNIIFQGNPINIKNSHNSITGKYLNKEFHHFICKKDLYKYSQKDTSIIINNINFRNLKNLNIKFLLNNLCVVTGVSGSGKSTLVNDILVKNLIIYNNKIKNFFGCKDLVMNEDIKNIIKINQSSIGKNSKSCPATYMEFWDDIRQLFSNTNQAKINGWNIKHFSFNTGEGRCKVCDGYGYIELEMIYLPNTSIECYECHGKRFSKKILEIKVHNKNIDEILNMEISDALNFFTFHKKIYNKLHILKDFGLGYLKIGQSSKTLSGGESQRLKLAYEISKFNFNKDKNINNLYILDEPTIGLSMYDVINLINILKNILKYGNSTIIVIEHNLELIYHADWIIDLGPGGGDKGGNLMFQDNLNNILYNEKYKSHTKSALIKYIKNFK
- a CDS encoding tRNA threonylcarbamoyladenosine dehydratase, whose protein sequence is MLSKNIINYDRLFSGTYRLYGNNAKNILQTLNIVVVGIGGVGSWVVESLVRSGVLNITIIDMDHISESNINRQIHATIPNLGKSKVYAMKERAQHINPNCIINCIEDFLLENNIDEILSKIKFHFLIDCTDNIKAKIAMILYAKKHNKFILSCGAAGGKDNPLLIKYSDLCYSQNDALLSKLRYELRKNFNFPKHFKKNIIRKKMNIPVIWVDQVAKIKDCNIMKKDKIIGGLSCHGYGSIITVTASMGFIAAGIILNKALLD
- the pdxH gene encoding pyridoxamine 5'-phosphate oxidase codes for the protein MNNNKIYDNDIFKEHIDFNKKSLDEEDLNLSPFVQFDQWFKDALKDKEINVNAMSLSTVNIKGFPSSRIVLLKNFSDEGFVFYTNYNSHKGKDIENNPNGCLLFFWQISERQIRIEGSIKKISSEDSDKYFDTRPIQSKINTWVSKQSQNTNKEELMERSKFFQDKYQNHPPRPAHWGGYILNPIYFEFWQGRTSRLHDRFSYIKNKSHTWDINRLFP